The nucleotide sequence AAGCTTCGGCGGATGCGAAACACCACAGACGTCCAGGATGGTCGGAAACAAATCGATGAACTGCACCACCTGCTCTCGCTCGCCCGACGGCCATTGGCCAGCCCAGCGAAAGAACAACGGGACACGTATTCCACCTTCATAGACCTCATACTTCGTGCCGCGATGCTGAAGATTAAAACGCGTTCCCGTCACGGGATCCGGCCCATTGTCGCTGGCAAAGATCACCAACGTTCGTCGTGACAGATCCAAACGATCCAATTCGGCCAGCAATTGGCCGATGCCTTGATCCATCACCTCGATCATCGCGTAAATCGTCGCCGTTGACTGCTCCAATCCTTGATCGACATAGAAGTCGATCAATTCCTGCGGTGCCTCCAGCGGCCGATGCGGCGCATAGTGGGCCAAGTGCAAAAAGAACGGGTCGCGATGGTGTCGTTGAACAAAACGGATCGCTCGCTCAGTCAGTTCCTCGGTCAAATACCCTTTGTTGCCATGGGAAACCGTTCCGTTGACATCCAACCGAAAACCAAAATAGGAGTTGGGACCGATGAAACCGGCGAATTCATCGAAGCCTCGTTTCATTGGATGATAATCCGGTTCGATTCCACAGTGCCACTTGCCGACCAACCCGGTCGCGTAACCGTTCGCGCGAAGCACATCGGCAAGCGTGGTTTCATCCAAACGTAATCGAGACAACTTGGGGAAACTTTCTTGGTTCAACGTGACCACGCCGGTGCGATGCGGGTAACGCCCCGTCAACATCGCTGCACGAGCCGGTGCGCAAACACAAGATCCGCTGTAGGCGTTATTGAACCGGACACTTTCGGCCGACAACCGATCCAAATTGGGCGTCCGACTGGCACCACCGTTGTTCGAAGCCAAATCCCCCAGCGCAAAATCGTCCGCAAAGATCAAAATCACGTTGGGACGCTCTGGCGATCCGAATCCCGCCTTCGCATCCGCTGTCGCCTGCCCACAACAGGTCAATGGAATGATCGGGACGGCCGCCACAACCAACCATACGATTCGTCGCCAACACATCAGGGCCCCCTTTATGATTGTCTTTGCCAATTGACCATTGAAGCCTGCGTCGGAAGATTCAGTTCGCTTCCCATGGGTCCAACCCCAGCTCGGCACCTGTTTCCAAACCATCGGGATCGATGACCAAGTGCTTCACTCGCTTGCGCATCCAGGTGTACGTCACGTGGACTTTGCCGTCACGTGACTGGATCATCGCCGGATATGACAGCTCACCTTTATCGACGTGTTCGACCACCGCGGCCTTGTTCCAATCGATGCCATTGGAACTGATCGCAAGATGTAACGTCTGTCGTGATCCCCAACCGTCCTTGCGATTGCCACCGGCATGGTTGTAAAGCAACAGGTGGCGACCATCGGCCAACGTCAACGCTTCGATACCCGAATTGGGATTGGGCAATCCCAATTCCGTCATCGCGTTCCAGGTATTTCCGGAATCCGTCGTGACAGCTTGAAAGATCTTCGAATGCTTCGATCGCATCAAAGCCTGGATGCGGCCGTCGGAATGCGTCAAGAAACTGGGCTGAATCACTTGAAACGGCTGATTCTCCGGTTCGATTCTTCGCCACGAAGTTCCCAGTTCAGGGTGCCTGAGATCCGACAGAATCTCATAATGCATCCGCCAATCGTCATCGTGTTCGCTGGAAGACGGGCAGAGCAGGGTACCATCACCTAAAAGCATCGGCTTGGAACGCACCGGACCGTCGATCGTTTCCGGCAAGCGACGACGATCGCGAAAGGACCGCCCGCCGTCATAGCTGAACATGACCTCGCCCCACCAATCGCGTGCGTTCGGACCGACCTTGAAAAACAACATCAGCGGCGCGTCACCGGGTGGTTGGAACAGCACTGGGTTCCAACAGGGATATCGCAGGCCATCGTGCTGGATCCCGTTGGCCACCTCGACCGGTCGCTTCCATTGGTTCCCATCGTGATAGCTGGACCAGATCCCGACATCGGGATGCTTTTCACGAGTCCCACCGAACCATGCTGCTACCAAACCGCGATTCGTTTCGCAGATTGTCGATGCATGACACTGCGGGAAGGGCGCATTGGTGTAGATGAATTCGTCGTCGACCCAACCGGGGAACCGCGGCGTGTCCGCCGGCTTCGGTTTTCGTGCCACCAACTGGTCGGTAGGAAACTGGGTGCAGTCTTCGTGACGGATGAAATAGATCCTGCCGTTTTCTGCTCCCACCAAAAGGTCCGGCTTTCCATTGCCGTCAAAATCACAAACGGCGGGGCTGGACGTATGACCGGCAACATTCCGCTTGGCTAGATTGCCGATCCGCTTGAGCACCGCTTTCCCATCGCGTTCTTCACAGTTCCGCCACCAGACCGCGTTCTCGCTGTTGGCCAAGATGTCCTGTCGTCCGTCACCGTCCCAATCGACCAACGCCAGCTTGATACGCCCGCTACCTCCAGCAGATTTCGCATTCATGCGGACGGGCTTGCCATCTTCGTCGACAAAGACTCGCGTTTGATCGGTCGCTCGACTCTGGCACGTCAGATAACCTTCCTGGTCCAAGATGACCAAGTCCAGCTGACCGTCTTGATCCCAATCCGTGGCCAACGGCGTCGTCCGCCACTGGGATTGCTGGTTTTCCGCGGGTTGATTCCACCAATAAAAACGCGGCGGCGGTTCCCGATTCCAAAACGGCAACGGCTGTTCGGTCAATCCGTTCTTAGTGCCGCGCAGCAGCGTCAAGCGAGGCCAAATGGAATTAACCAAAATGTCGTCAGCGCCGTCTCCGTTCCAATCTGCGACCGACAACGTGGTGTATCCCCACTTGGCTTCTGCAGGCCCCTGAATCGACCCATTGGGCCCCGCCATGATTCGAAAGACCTTACCGTCGACCTGCAACAATTCGGGTGCCGACCAACGCTGGCCTTTGCCGTCCAGGTTTTCAAACAGGGCGATGTTGCCCGCCGTGTTGCCGCACAAAATGTCTTCATCGCCGTCCCCATCCCAATCGTGCGCAAAGGGCGTGGCCAGCGCGCCGAACTTCAACGTGTCCGCTTCTTGTTGGAAATAGACCGGCTGCCGAAACACCGGGGTGCCTGTTTGACCGGACGCGACATTTTCCACCAACGCCACGCGACCGTCTTCATCACCAACGATCAGGTCCACGTCTCCATCACGATCCCAGTCGATGGCGGTGGGCGTGATCATCTGCAGATGCATCACCAGCGGCTGTCCGTCGTCCCCGTTCAGCATGACGCCAACCGCATAGGATGGCTGCGATCGCGACCCCACGTTTTCGAAATAGGTGAACCCGTCCAGGAATTCGCCACAAATCAAATCCAGGTCGCCGTCGCCGTCGAAGTCAGCAAAGTTCGGACTGGGCCACCCAAAAACGTCGATCGGTGATCCACCGGCGGTGATCTTTCGTGGCCGTGCGTAGTCATCGCCGGAGATCCGTTCGATCAAATAAACATAGCCGTGAAGCGGCCCGTTTTGCCAGCGTCCTTGCGCGTCAAAAGCTTGATCCCAGACGTAATCGGACCAGTCGCCAATGCCAACTATCAGATCTTGGTCGCCATCGCCTTCCCAATCCACATAACGCCACATCCGTGCCCTTGTCTTTCCGACATGAAAACTCGCGTCGGGATAGATGCTGCGTTGGGTGGAAAAGTCACCGTCGCGAAATGCGGTCAGTTCATTGTTTTCCACCAGCAATCGCGGTTGCCCATCGACGTAGCTGACCTGTGTGTTCGTTTTGGTCGGCCCCAACCGAACCCCGGCTTTGAAAACCGGCATTTTGACCGACGGATCCTGTGTGGGGTTCTCAAAGTAATACACAC is from Crateriforma conspicua and encodes:
- a CDS encoding arylsulfatase; this encodes MCWRRIVWLVVAAVPIIPLTCCGQATADAKAGFGSPERPNVILIFADDFALGDLASNNGGASRTPNLDRLSAESVRFNNAYSGSCVCAPARAAMLTGRYPHRTGVVTLNQESFPKLSRLRLDETTLADVLRANGYATGLVGKWHCGIEPDYHPMKRGFDEFAGFIGPNSYFGFRLDVNGTVSHGNKGYLTEELTERAIRFVQRHHRDPFFLHLAHYAPHRPLEAPQELIDFYVDQGLEQSTATIYAMIEVMDQGIGQLLAELDRLDLSRRTLVIFASDNGPDPVTGTRFNLQHRGTKYEVYEGGIRVPLFFRWAGQWPSGEREQVVQFIDLFPTILDVCGVSHPPKLPIDGTSLKGVLSGASDPLSRPLFWQWNRANPNYTHNAAMRDGNWKLVKPFVTRKSNPKDSDLKPVLFDLSAEEPEQRDVSEQHPERYVKMLRELNAWTRGVERSRKRKMFANGQ
- a CDS encoding exo-alpha-sialidase yields the protein MMTAFRIALLLSMLGVSAYGRAMAAEPDQWKLQPLKYNHPGLQVDLGVGLWAWPLPMDYDDDGDLDLLVSCPDKPSNGVYYFENPTQDPSVKMPVFKAGVRLGPTKTNTQVSYVDGQPRLLVENNELTAFRDGDFSTQRSIYPDASFHVGKTRARMWRYVDWEGDGDQDLIVGIGDWSDYVWDQAFDAQGRWQNGPLHGYVYLIERISGDDYARPRKITAGGSPIDVFGWPSPNFADFDGDGDLDLICGEFLDGFTYFENVGSRSQPSYAVGVMLNGDDGQPLVMHLQMITPTAIDWDRDGDVDLIVGDEDGRVALVENVASGQTGTPVFRQPVYFQQEADTLKFGALATPFAHDWDGDGDEDILCGNTAGNIALFENLDGKGQRWSAPELLQVDGKVFRIMAGPNGSIQGPAEAKWGYTTLSVADWNGDGADDILVNSIWPRLTLLRGTKNGLTEQPLPFWNREPPPRFYWWNQPAENQQSQWRTTPLATDWDQDGQLDLVILDQEGYLTCQSRATDQTRVFVDEDGKPVRMNAKSAGGSGRIKLALVDWDGDGRQDILANSENAVWWRNCEERDGKAVLKRIGNLAKRNVAGHTSSPAVCDFDGNGKPDLLVGAENGRIYFIRHEDCTQFPTDQLVARKPKPADTPRFPGWVDDEFIYTNAPFPQCHASTICETNRGLVAAWFGGTREKHPDVGIWSSYHDGNQWKRPVEVANGIQHDGLRYPCWNPVLFQPPGDAPLMLFFKVGPNARDWWGEVMFSYDGGRSFRDRRRLPETIDGPVRSKPMLLGDGTLLCPSSSEHDDDWRMHYEILSDLRHPELGTSWRRIEPENQPFQVIQPSFLTHSDGRIQALMRSKHSKIFQAVTTDSGNTWNAMTELGLPNPNSGIEALTLADGRHLLLYNHAGGNRKDGWGSRQTLHLAISSNGIDWNKAAVVEHVDKGELSYPAMIQSRDGKVHVTYTWMRKRVKHLVIDPDGLETGAELGLDPWEAN